The Enterobacter asburiae genomic sequence CACCTCTTCACACGCTTTGCGCTTGCTGCCGACATAAATCTGCGATGCCGGGTTGCTGCCAACCAGCACAACGGCCAGCCCGGGGGCGCGTTTTCCGGCAGCTTTACGCGCCTTCACTTTTTCCGCGACCTCAGAGCGCACCTGCTGCGCAATCGTTTTACCGTCAATAATCTTTGCTGCCATCAGAGAGAAGATTCCGTCTGTAACGTTTGAAAGGGGGGATGGCGTGTATTTTGTCAGAAGCGAGCGTCGCTGTCAGTCACCCTTTACGCGTTTTTATCAGTGAGACGCAAAAACCCTTCTTAGGGGATGGTCAATTTCTTAGGCGGTATTAGGATGTGACCTGGCGAAATGGCAGCGTTTTGACATATTTAAAAAACGCGTCCTGAGCTACTTTGTCTCCTCCGAAATAAGCTTTCAATTACTCAATTGAACGTATTTCTTATTCCCGATTATTCGCGGGAAGGGTTATTTACATTTTAAAGGAATAGACATGAAACTCAGCAACATTGCTTCTACTGTTATTGCTACTTTGGCCCTGGTTGCAGGTGCCGCAAATGCAGCAGATCCTGCTGCGCCGGTTTCCGTTAATGGCGGTACCGTACATTTTAAAGGTGAGCTGGTTAATGCGGCTTGTTCAGTAAATACTGATTCTTCCGAGCAGACCGTTAATCTGGGCCAGTATCGTACCGCGAAATTTACCAAAGTGGGCGATACCACCTCTAATATTCCATTCAATATCGAACTGAATGATTGCGATCCGCTGGTTGCCAAAACTGCTGCTGTTGCGTTCACCGGTCAGATCGACCCAACCGACAAAACCCTGCTGGCCGTGACCTCCGGTAACAACGACAACACCGCGAAAGGCGTGGGTATTGAGATCCTCGACAGCAAATCCAGCGTTCTGACCCCAGACGGTGCGACCTTCTCTGCTGCGCAGACGCTGATCGAAGGGACCAACACCCTGAAGTTCACCGCACGTTACAAATCAACGGCTGCCACCACTGAGCCAGGCCAGGCGAACGCTGACGCCACCTTCGTAATGAAATACGAGTAATTCCTCCGCACAGGGATGTTCAGGCCTCACGGACGAGGCCCGTCATACGCAAATGCCAGGAACGAAGGATGACAAGGACTGGAACACTACTGCTGTTAACGCTTGCGATGGCTTGTCCGGCATCGGCGCATACCGTGGTGATCGAAGGTGGCAAGGTTCATCTCCGGGGTGAACTGGTGAACGGCGGCTGCGCCGTGGCGCCCGACAGCCAGAATATGCGCATCGACATGGGGCAGTACCGAACCAACTCATTTTCCGGTGTGGGCAGTTTTTCCACGGTTAACGTGCCTTTTACCGTGCGGCTGCTGGACTGCAGCGTTGATGTTTCGCGCACTGTGGGGATCCAGTTTCAGGGCGTGACGCCCGCAGAAGATCCGCAGGTCTTTCTGGCGACATCGCGGCCGGGTGAAACACCTGTCAGCAGCGGCGTGGGGCTGGCGCTCTTTGACGAACAGCAGCGTCAGATTATCCCAAACGCCACGGCCGTCAGCTGGCTGCCGATCGATACCCGCGAGCTCGCGTTCCATTTTAGCGCCCGCTATCGGGCTATTTCCGAACACCTCGAGCCAGGCAAAATTCAGTCGGATGTCTGGTTTACGTTGATTTATCCATAACACCTGCGAACTCATTATTAAAGGTACGGTTGTGATGAATACCCTAATTAAACCAGGACTTTTTTTATCGTTTATTTTGATGATGGTTTCTGCCTGCGCAAATGCTTCCGGCGGTATTGCGCTGGGGGCCACGCGCGTTATTTATCCCGCAGAGGCAAAGCAAACGTCGCTGGCGATCACCAACAGCAACAAACAGGAACGCTATTTAATTAACGCGTGGATCGAAAATGCGAGCGGGCAAAAAGAAAAAACCTTTGCTGTCACTCCGCCCTTGTTTGTCAGCGAGCCGAACAGTGAAAACACGCTGCGTATTATTTACGCCGGGCCGGCGCTGCCAGCCGATCGCGAATCGCTTTTTTACATGAACGTGAAGGCGATCCCATCGGTGAACAAAGCGAAAACGGAAAACAATAACGTGCTGCAGCTGGCGATCCTCTCACGCATCAAGCTGTTTGTGCGCCCGAACAACCTGGCGATGCAGCCGGAAGAGGCGCTTTCCCAGCTGCGGTTTGAGCGCGCGGGCAGCCATCTCAAAGTCAGCAACGCTTCCCCGTATTACATCACCCTCGTCAATCTGAAGATGGGCGGGCAGACGCTGGAAAACCTGATGGTTGCGCCGAAAAGCTCGGCACAGCAGGTGCTGCCAGCCGGTGCCAGCGGCACGCTTTCCTGGCAGAGCGTGAATGACTACGGTGCTATCACCCCGGCGCGTAGCGTTAACCTGTGAGCAGAGTCAGGGCGATGAAAAACCACCAGGGACGTTACTGCCCGGTTGCACTGGCGCTGATGGCTGCGCTCTGGCCGCAGGCTGGCTGGAGCGAAAGTTATTTCAACCCGGCCTTTTTGTCCGACGACGCCGCCAGCGTGGCGGATTTGTCGCGTTTTGAACAAGGACACCAGCAGGCACCCGGCGTTTATCGCGTGGATATCTGGCGTAACGATGAGTTTATCGGTACCCAGGACGTGCGTTTCGAGCAGGCCGAGAACACGCCGCCGGTAGCGGGCGGTTTATCGGCCTGCATTACGCGCGCGATGCTTGATCGCTTTGGCGTCAACGTCGCGGCGTTTCCCGAGCTGGCTAAGGTACAGGGCGACACCTGCGTTCCGTTGACCACGGCCATACCCGGCAGCGAAACGGCTTTCAACTTTGCCTCACAGCGTCTGGACGTCAGCCTGCCTCAGGTGGCGTTGCAAAACAGCGCCCGGGGCTACATTCCGCCCGAACAGTGGGATGAAGGCATTCCCGCCGCGCTGGTGAACTACAGCTTCACCGGTAACCGGGGAAGCGAAGACGACAGCTATTACCTCAACCTGCAAAGCGGGTTGAACTATGGCGCCTGGCGTTTACGTAACAACGGCGCATGGCGGTACACGCAGAATAACGGGCAGCGGCACAGCGAGTGGCAGAATATTGGCACCTGGGCGCAGCGCACCGTCATCCCGCTTAAAAGCGAACTGGTGCTGGGCGACAGCAATACCGGGAATGACGTCTTCGACAGCATGGGTTTTCGCGGCGGACGGCTTTTCTCGTCTGACAGCATGTACCCGGACAGCCTGCAGGGCTACGCGCCGACCGTGCGCGGGATCGCCCGTACGCCCGCCAAAGTGGTGGTTCGCCAGAACGGCTACGTTATCTATCAAAGCTACGTCCAGCCGGGCGCATTTGCCATTACCGATCTTAACCCGACCTCCTCAAGCGGTGACCTGGAAGTCACGGTCGAAGAGAAAGACGGCACCCAGCAGCGCTATACCGTGCCGTACTCCACCGTCCCGCTCCTGCAGCGCGAAGGTCGCTGGAAGTACGACCTCGTCGCGGGGGATTACCGCAGCGGGAACAGCGATCAGGACACACCGTTCTTCACCCAGGGCACCCTGGTTACCGGTCTTGCCAACGGTTACACGCTCTACGGCGGTACGCAGCTGGCGTCACGCTATACCGCGGTGGCCGTCGGGGCCGGGAAAAACCTGGGCGACTGGGGCGCGGTCTCGCTTGATATCACCCATGCCCGCAGCCAGCTTGCGGACGACAGCAAGCATGAAGGGCAGTCTCTGCGCTTCCTCTACGCGAAATCTCTTAACGGCTTCGGCACTAACTTCCAGCTGCTGGGCTATCGCTACTCCACAAAAGGGTTTTACACCCTCGACGATGTGGCCTGGCGCTCAATGGAAGGCTATCAGTATGCCGATAGCCAGAACGATAACGATGTGCCGGACGTGCAGAGCTATCACAACCTGACGTGGAATAAAAAAGGCCGCTTCCAGCTCAACGTTTCTCAGTCGCTGGGTGACTACGGCTCGGTCTATATCTCCGGCAGCGAGCAGACCTACTGGGGAACAGACGAGACGAACCTCTGGTACCAGCTGGGCTACGCGGGTGGCGTGAAGGGGATCAACTACTCCGTCTCGTGGTCGTGGAACAAATCCGTTGGGATAGACGGCACCGATCGGATCGCGTCGTTTAACGTCTCCGTGCCGTTCAGCCTCTTTACCCGTCAGGGCTATCGCCGGGACAGCGCGATTGACCGCGCCTACGCTACGGCATCCGCCAGTCGAAACAGCGATGGCGACACAAGCTGGCAAACCGGCGTCAGCGGAACGCTGTTGGAGGACCGCAACCTGAACTACAGCGTGACCCAGGGACACGCCAGCACCAACGGCTCAAGCGGAAGCGCCAGCGCCAACTGGCAGGCGACCTACGGCACGCTGGGCGTGGGCTACAACTATTCCCGCGATCAGCACGATCTCAACTGGCAGCTCTCCGGCGGGGTGGTCGGCCACGCCGACGGCGTGACCTTCAGCCAGCCGCTGGGCGACACCAACGTGCTGATCAAAGCGCCGGGGGCATCGGGCGTCAGTATTGAAAACCAGACCGGCGTGAAAACCGACTGGCGAGGCTACGCGGTCATGCCGTATGCCACCGTCTATCGCTACAACCGCGTGGCGCTGGATACCAACACCATGAGCAACAACACCGATATCGAAAACAACGTGAGCAGCGTGGTGCCGACCAAAGGCGCGCTGGTACGCGCCAGCTTTGATACCCGCATTGGCGTGCGCGCCCTGCTGACGGTGATGCGCGGCAACCAGCCGGTGCCGTTCGGCGCGGTGGTGCGTGAGACCAAAAGCGGCGTCACCAGCATGGTGGGGGATGACGGACAAATATACCTGAGTGGGCTGCCGCTGGAAGGCGAACTGCTGATCCAGTGGGGCGACGGGGCGCAGTCCCAGTGTCGCGCACCTTACAGCTTGTCTGAACAGAGCCTGCAACAGGCAATCACACTTAAGGGGATCGGCTGTGATTAAAACTCAACTCTTTGCCTTGTCGCTGCTGGCGCTACTGCCCGCGACAAACGCATTAGCGACCGTGTGCGTCAATGAAAAAGGCGTGCCGACGGAAGTGCATTACGACCTGACGGATAAATTCAACAGCTCGAATAACCAGATTGGGCAGGTCGTGACGCTCAGCGAGAAATCGCAGTGGGTAGGGGTGAATGCCGTCTGCCCGAAGGGCACGACCGGGAATACCACCAAGCGCAGCTATGTGACCGATTATCCGGTAACGGGGACCAGCGATGGCTACCAGTATCTGAAGCTTAATGACTATCTGGACGGGGCGATGAAAATTACGGACAGCTTTGCTGGCGTATTTTATCCGCCAAAAAGCTATATCCAGATGGGGAGCCATCCTAACGTCTCCAAAAACAAACCGTTTGGCGTTCAGGACTCCAGCCTGGTCTTCCGTCTTAAGGTGACCCGGCGTTTTATCAACATGGTGGTGATCCCGCGTGCCACCATGTTCCGCGTTTACGTCACCACTACCTCTTCCGATCCGCTCACCACGCCGGTCTATACCATTAGCTACAGCGGAACCATTCAGGTGCCGCAAAGCTGCGCCATCAATGCCGGTAACGTGGTGGAGTTTGATTTCGGCGACATCGGCGCCTCCTTGTTCAGCAAGGCGGGCGTGGGTAACAAGCCGGAGGGGGTCTCATCGCAAAGCAAAACCATCGCCATCAAATGCACCAACGTGGAGGCGAACGCCATGCTGACGATGCGCGTCGAGGCGGAAAAAGTCTCTGATAACGTGCTGGTATCGGATAACCCGGATGTGGGGTTCATCATCGCCAACGAGAGCGGGGCGCCGCTGACGCCCAACAACCTGACGAGCAAAATTCCGTTCCGTCTCGACGACAGCGCGCAGGCGCAGGTGGGGATCCGGGTCTGGCCGGTGAGCGTGACGGGCAATAAGCCGGCGGAAGGGCGCTTCACCTCGCGCGGGTATTTGCGCGTGGATTACGACTAAGGAGCCGATATGCGAAACGGGATCCGTTTTCTCACCGTAGCGCTCTTTGCGCTTTGCACCCAGGCTCAGGCGGACACCGCGTTGGGCGAGATTAACATTCGGCTCTACGGCAATATCGTCGATTTTACCTGCGTTGCCGAGGGCAGCGACAGCGACAAGGCCGTCCCGCTGGGCACCTGGCCCACGAAACAGCTCAGCACCACCGGAAGCCGCACGCAGCCTATGCCGTTTACGCTGAAGCTGACCGGCTGACCGGCTGCCCGCCGGGCGCGGCGTCCATTACGTTTTCGGGTAAAGCTGATGGGAGCAATAGCGGCTTGCTGGCGCTGAATGACGCCAGTACTGCAAGCCATGTCGCCGTTGAGATCAGGGATGCGGATAAAACGCGCCTGGCGCTTCAGCAGGCCAGCCAGCCGGTCTCGGTTGACGCACAGGGAAATGCGACGCTGTCGTTTTATGCCAATTATATTGCCACTGCCGATAACCCTCAGCCCGGACGGGCTGATGCGGATGCCACATTCATGATTAATTATAATTAGCACTGACCGCACTCCCTGCAGCTCAGATAAGCTGCAGGGAGTGAATTCAGGTTATAGCAGCTCGTGAGCTTTGGCGTAATCAATTAATTCCACGATGCTTTGCACACCCAGCTTGGAATAAATATTGGATTTATGCGCGCT encodes the following:
- the fimA gene encoding type 1 fimbrial major subunit FimA, whose amino-acid sequence is MKLSNIASTVIATLALVAGAANAADPAAPVSVNGGTVHFKGELVNAACSVNTDSSEQTVNLGQYRTAKFTKVGDTTSNIPFNIELNDCDPLVAKTAAVAFTGQIDPTDKTLLAVTSGNNDNTAKGVGIEILDSKSSVLTPDGATFSAAQTLIEGTNTLKFTARYKSTAATTEPGQANADATFVMKYE
- the fimI gene encoding type 1 fimbrial protein subunit FimI, producing MTRTGTLLLLTLAMACPASAHTVVIEGGKVHLRGELVNGGCAVAPDSQNMRIDMGQYRTNSFSGVGSFSTVNVPFTVRLLDCSVDVSRTVGIQFQGVTPAEDPQVFLATSRPGETPVSSGVGLALFDEQQRQIIPNATAVSWLPIDTRELAFHFSARYRAISEHLEPGKIQSDVWFTLIYP
- the fimC gene encoding type 1 fimbria chaperone FimC — its product is MNTLIKPGLFLSFILMMVSACANASGGIALGATRVIYPAEAKQTSLAITNSNKQERYLINAWIENASGQKEKTFAVTPPLFVSEPNSENTLRIIYAGPALPADRESLFYMNVKAIPSVNKAKTENNNVLQLAILSRIKLFVRPNNLAMQPEEALSQLRFERAGSHLKVSNASPYYITLVNLKMGGQTLENLMVAPKSSAQQVLPAGASGTLSWQSVNDYGAITPARSVNL
- a CDS encoding fimbrial biogenesis usher protein, with the protein product MKNHQGRYCPVALALMAALWPQAGWSESYFNPAFLSDDAASVADLSRFEQGHQQAPGVYRVDIWRNDEFIGTQDVRFEQAENTPPVAGGLSACITRAMLDRFGVNVAAFPELAKVQGDTCVPLTTAIPGSETAFNFASQRLDVSLPQVALQNSARGYIPPEQWDEGIPAALVNYSFTGNRGSEDDSYYLNLQSGLNYGAWRLRNNGAWRYTQNNGQRHSEWQNIGTWAQRTVIPLKSELVLGDSNTGNDVFDSMGFRGGRLFSSDSMYPDSLQGYAPTVRGIARTPAKVVVRQNGYVIYQSYVQPGAFAITDLNPTSSSGDLEVTVEEKDGTQQRYTVPYSTVPLLQREGRWKYDLVAGDYRSGNSDQDTPFFTQGTLVTGLANGYTLYGGTQLASRYTAVAVGAGKNLGDWGAVSLDITHARSQLADDSKHEGQSLRFLYAKSLNGFGTNFQLLGYRYSTKGFYTLDDVAWRSMEGYQYADSQNDNDVPDVQSYHNLTWNKKGRFQLNVSQSLGDYGSVYISGSEQTYWGTDETNLWYQLGYAGGVKGINYSVSWSWNKSVGIDGTDRIASFNVSVPFSLFTRQGYRRDSAIDRAYATASASRNSDGDTSWQTGVSGTLLEDRNLNYSVTQGHASTNGSSGSASANWQATYGTLGVGYNYSRDQHDLNWQLSGGVVGHADGVTFSQPLGDTNVLIKAPGASGVSIENQTGVKTDWRGYAVMPYATVYRYNRVALDTNTMSNNTDIENNVSSVVPTKGALVRASFDTRIGVRALLTVMRGNQPVPFGAVVRETKSGVTSMVGDDGQIYLSGLPLEGELLIQWGDGAQSQCRAPYSLSEQSLQQAITLKGIGCD
- the fimH gene encoding type 1 fimbria D-mannose specific adhesin FimH, coding for MIKTQLFALSLLALLPATNALATVCVNEKGVPTEVHYDLTDKFNSSNNQIGQVVTLSEKSQWVGVNAVCPKGTTGNTTKRSYVTDYPVTGTSDGYQYLKLNDYLDGAMKITDSFAGVFYPPKSYIQMGSHPNVSKNKPFGVQDSSLVFRLKVTRRFINMVVIPRATMFRVYVTTTSSDPLTTPVYTISYSGTIQVPQSCAINAGNVVEFDFGDIGASLFSKAGVGNKPEGVSSQSKTIAIKCTNVEANAMLTMRVEAEKVSDNVLVSDNPDVGFIIANESGAPLTPNNLTSKIPFRLDDSAQAQVGIRVWPVSVTGNKPAEGRFTSRGYLRVDYD